GGCCTTTCTGAGGCGGGATTCCGTTGATCAGATTCTTGATATCATGACCGGTGATTACATGGTTGCCCTGGACACCGGGCACTTCCGGAATGACGGCCTCACCACCGGGAGCTATGATGAGCACGTCCGACTTCATGCTTTCCAGCATATCGGGCGTTACCTCCGTTGCCAACCTCACATCAATAGGCAGGCTTTCGACCTGTCTGGTCATCCACCTGACCAGCTTCTCAACCTTGTCGTTCAAGACGGCTCCCAATATCATCAGGCCGCCCAGCCGTCGATCCTTCTCGAAGAGAGTCACTTTATGACCCCGGATTGCGGCTACCCTGGCTGCCTCCATGCCGGCAAGTCCGCCTCCAATGACGACCACTCGCTTGCTCTCCAAGGCAGGTTTTATTGGCTCTGCTCCCAGCTCAGCGTTCACGCTGCAAACCACGGAACTGCCCGACATCACGGTCTCGATGCACCGGCAACAGGCAATGCAATGGCGGATATCATCGATCCTGCCTTCTCTTGCTTTATTAGGGAATGCGGGATCGGCAAGCAGGGCACGCGCCATACCGACCATATCGGCCCTTCCTTTTGCTATTATCTCCTCGGCCAGCACAGCGTCATCGATTCTGTAGGCAGCAACCACCGGGAGACTGGTCACCTTTTTGACCTCCTCAGCCGCGTAAACGAAAGCCCCGGCCGGCACCCATTGCTGAATCATTGGCCTATTGGTTTCATGCCATCCTACCTGCACATTGAGGGCCGCAACCCCCGCTCTCTCCAAGACCGGCACCGTCTTTTTGGTGTCCTCCATGGTGTTGCCACCCTCCATAAACTCGTCGGCGGAAATGCGGCACATGAGGGGGAAATCGCTCCCGGCCTTCTTCTTTGCCGCGTCAATGATTTCAAGAAGGAATCGCCTCCTTTTCTCCGGGCTTCCGCCATAATCGTCGGTGCGTTTGTTGGAATACGGTGAAAGAAATCGATTAATGAAGTAGCCTATCCCGGCATGGAATTCCACAATATCGAATCCGGATTCTCGCGCCCTTCTGGCACCTTCTCCGAACTGCTCCACGATCTGGCCGATCTCATCGATTCTCAACTCCCGGACCGGACCAACGCCGGGACCTCCAGGTCCCTCAGAAGGTCCGACTGCTTCCAGAGGGGCATCCTTTCCGGACCTCCATTCATAGTTGAGGAGTATTTGGGCAGCTATTTTGGCGCCATGGTCATGCGCTGCCTGTGTCAGAGTTCTGAGGCCGGGGATGAATCTATCGTCCCAGATGCCGACCCCCATAGTGACAGCCGTATATTGAGGCTTGGTAAACTCGAAATCGGCCGGATAGCAGCATCCTAGAATAATCAAGGCCGTACCGCCTTCAGAGGCCGTCCTCACGAATCGGATCAGCCGGTCATTCACTCGGTAGTTCTCTCCCAGCCCAGTGCCCATGCCCTGCTGGATTATCCTGTTTCTCAGCTCCACATTCCCTATGTTGATCGGCTCAAACAGTCGGCTGAGCTTGCGCATTGCTTACCTCCTTTGCACACTGAGGCCGTTTAATTTTATATTCAGCCTCGATTTCGACCCATCTTGTAATGCCTTCACCCCCATGTATCCGGTAGAATCAACTCAGATTCAGTTTAGGGGGGAGAATCCTTCATGCGAACAGCCAATCAGCTCACCTTCACCACTTATGAGGCATCCCTTAAGCTCAAACCCAATGATCCGATCAAGATAATCTTCGATAAAATCGACTGGTCCTTTGTCCATCGCCTGGCCAGGGATAAGTACTCTCCTCAAGGAGCAGACGGCTATGATCCGCTCCCCTTGTTCAAGGCACAACTTTTGATCTATCTGGGCGAGGTGAAATCGGATCGGCATCTGGCGGCTACCCTGCGATATGATGCCAGACTCTGCCTCCTTTGCGGATTCAACTTCCTGAAGACGCCTTCCAACGGCACCTTCACCAATTTCCGAGATCGTCTGGGGGAAGATATCTTCTATGAGGCCCTTCATTGTTTGATTGCCCAGGCCATCACCTTAAAGGTTATCCAGGAAGGCCATACCGCCACCGATTCCACCCACTTATGGGCACATTCCAGCCGGTTCGGCAAAAAGACCTGCTGTGAACAAAGGGAAGTGCGATTGTCCCCGGAGCTATTCCGATTCCGATGCCCAATGGGGACACAAGACCAAGGAATATACTTTCTTCGGCTACAAGGTTCATCTCATCGTGGATGCCAAATCCCAATTGCCTCTGGAAGTGATCGTGACCCCGGGCAATGACAACGATTCCCCCTATGCTAACCCGCTCGCTCCTTAAGGGGGCCCGAGAGAAGCATCCCGACAACCCGATCGCTTCCAATGCCGCCGATTCCGGCTATGAGGAAATGGGGGTGGCTCCGATTATCGCCTTGAATCGGCGCAATGGACCGGATGCGCTTTCCGTCGGCGAACTCACCCTTTCATCGGATGGCCAATACACCTGCCTGGCGGGATTCCAAGTCGTCTACTGGGGAAAAGAGTCCCGGAGGAATCGCCTCAAGTTTCGCTGTCCGGCAGCTCTGGGCAAGCGCCGATGTCTCTTCCAATCGGCTTGTTCCTCCTCAAGCTACGGCAGAACCTTTTATCTTCACTCCAACCGGGAGTATCGTCTGGTCGGTCCTGGCCCCAGAGGAACCGCTCTCTGGCAAGAGAAATACACCGCCCGCACCAGCGTGGAGCGAGCCTATTCCGAAGAGAAGGATTCTCATCGTCTGGATAGCCCCAGGGTCAGAGGTTTGCCCAAGATCAAGATCCATGTCTACATGGCCTTATGCGGACAAGTGGCCAAAAAGATCGGGGCTGCAATCACTAAAGGGCTCATCAAGCCTCAACCATCGCCACACCCGATAAGAGCTTAGTTCAGCGTACAACGGATGCGTATGACATATTCAAGGGAGGATACTGCCCTGCAAGCTGATTATGCTGTTGTTAAAGTGCTCAAACCCTCAAAATCGAGGGCTTAACCTATGAGAAGGTCATCTGAAAGCTATCCCACTGATTTTGAAAACCGAGTGAACCTCCAACAAGAAAAATCTAATTGCCATTCTTAAACGGCCTCACACATAGATACCCACGCCTTTACAGGCGTGGTACTTGCGGGTTCAAGCGGAGCTTGTCCTGCTTCGCAGGAATCGGCTCTCACCCCCGCCTT
The window above is part of the Dehalococcoidia bacterium genome. Proteins encoded here:
- a CDS encoding transposase — its product is MTTIPPMLTRSLLKGAREKHPDNPIASNAADSGYEEMGVAPIIALNRRNGPDALSVGELTLSSDGQYTCLAGFQVVYWGKESRRNRLKFRCPAALGKRRCLFQSACSSSSYGRTFYLHSNREYRLVGPGPRGTALWQEKYTARTSVERAYSEEKDSHRLDSPRVRGLPKIKIHVYMALCGQVAKKIGAAITKGLIKPQPSPHPIRA
- a CDS encoding NAD(P)/FAD-dependent oxidoreductase, whose product is MRKLSRLFEPINIGNVELRNRIIQQGMGTGLGENYRVNDRLIRFVRTASEGGTALIILGCCYPADFEFTKPQYTAVTMGVGIWDDRFIPGLRTLTQAAHDHGAKIAAQILLNYEWRSGKDAPLEAVGPSEGPGGPGVGPVRELRIDEIGQIVEQFGEGARRARESGFDIVEFHAGIGYFINRFLSPYSNKRTDDYGGSPEKRRRFLLEIIDAAKKKAGSDFPLMCRISADEFMEGGNTMEDTKKTVPVLERAGVAALNVQVGWHETNRPMIQQWVPAGAFVYAAEEVKKVTSLPVVAAYRIDDAVLAEEIIAKGRADMVGMARALLADPAFPNKAREGRIDDIRHCIACCRCIETVMSGSSVVCSVNAELGAEPIKPALESKRVVVIGGGLAGMEAARVAAIRGHKVTLFEKDRRLGGLMILGAVLNDKVEKLVRWMTRQVESLPIDVRLATEVTPDMLESMKSDVLIIAPGGEAVIPEVPGVQGNHVITGHDIKNLINGIPPQKGLSWKVSTLVAKYAAGQPSLMRKSIGLPFPIGEKVVIVGGQFAGCELALTLMEKGKKVTILEESKRLGSDIGPVSRWTELSMLKEGGVQMETLVKVKEITEKGVRVIRADGSEDFFEADTVVLALGLKKNSGLFASQEGKIPAVYLIGDATGENSVKRIRGAIASGFEIGNSI
- a CDS encoding transposase, producing MRTANQLTFTTYEASLKLKPNDPIKIIFDKIDWSFVHRLARDKYSPQGADGYDPLPLFKAQLLIYLGEVKSDRHLAATLRYDARLCLLCGFNFLKTPSNGTFTNFRDRLGEDIFYEALHCLIAQAITLKVIQEGHTATDSTHLWAHSSRFGKKTCCEQREVRLSPELFRFRCPMGTQDQGIYFLRLQGSSHRGCQIPIASGSDRDPGQ